Genomic window ([Empedobacter] haloabium):
CCGGAAGCGTGCTCGACTTTGCCGAACGGGACTGCTGCGGCGTCAGCTCGATGGGTGTCGGCGGCACCAATGCCCATCTGATCCTGCAACGTTACCAGGGGCAGCCGGGCAGCCGCGCACGCCTGCCGGCACCGGACTGGCGGTTGCGTCGCTTCAGCCTGGTACCGGAAAAGCTGGGGGAGGGCATGGCAGTCGCCGCGGCGTCGGCTTCGTCCACGGCGCCGCCCGGCGAGGCGCAGCTGTGCGCCGCGATCGTTGCGCTGTACGAGGAAGCGCTGGGCGACACGGGGCTGGACGAAAACAGCAACTACTTCGACCTGTACGGCGATTCGATCACGGCTGTCACCCTGATCGACCAGCTGGGCGCCCGCTTCGGCATCGTGCTGACCCAGGACGACATCTATCAGCACCCGACGCCACTGGCGCTGGCGCGCCACCTGATGGCCCGGCTGCAGCCGACCGTGGCGGCGGCCGCGCCGCTGTCTCCGGTCGAGCCGCTGCCTCCGCTCGAGCCGGCAGCGGCCCAGGCATGCCTGAATCCCTATCAGGGCCGCTTCTACCTGCTGGAGAAGATGCAGCGCGGCAGTCACAGCCACTACAACGTTCCGCTCTGCCTGAACGGGCCGGTCGCCCCCGATTGGGAGCGGCTGTGCCAGGCGCTGCGGACGGTGCTGGCCGCGCAGCCTTCCTTTGCCCGCTGCCTCAAGTGGAATGCCGGCACCATCGAGCTGGGCGCGCCGCGCGGCGAGCTGCTGGCGGCGGAGCGGGACGAACTGGCCGCCAGTGCCGACCCGGAGCCGCGGCTGACGGCCTTTTTCGGCCATCGCTTCGCGCTGGAAAGCGGTCCGGCAGCGCGGCTCCTGTTGCTGCACCATGGCGCACAGCATTACCTGGCCTTGAATTTCCCCCATCTGTTGATCGACGGCGTGGGACTGGAAAACCTGCTGCGCGCGCTCGAACGCGCGCTGGCGGGACAGGAAATGGCGCCGCTGGCGGCACTGCCGGCGCGTGGCTGGGGCGACGCCGACCTGCGCTTCTGGCACGACCGGCTCGCCGGTATCGCACCCAGTACGCTGGCGGCGCGGCTGCCGCGCAGCGGCGGCAGCGCGCCGCAGTATCCGGCCGGCAGCGCCGAAGCCGTCGTGCCGCCAGCCCTGTATGGCGCCGCGCGCGCCGTCTGCCGTGCCCACAGCTGCACCCCGTTCGTGCTGTATTACGCGATCTTCAACGCCCTGATCGCGCAGCACAGCGGGGCCGCCCATGTGTTGACCGGCACCACGCTGAACAACCGCGAGGGCGCCGCCGTGCAGCGCATCGATTGCCGTATCAATAACCTGCCGCTGCATGTGCCGGTTCCCGACAGCGAGGACTATGGCGCGATCCTGGCCGCCACCGCGAGCCAGTTCAGTGCGGCGTTGCAGCACGCGGCAGTTCCTCTCGATGCCATCGTGCAGGCTGCCGGCGGCGGCGTGCCGTATCGCCTGCTGTTCATGTTCCAGAACCAGAACGATGGTTATCGCCTGGAACTCGACGGCGTGCCGTGGCGCGAGGCGGCTTATCGCTACCGTCCGGTGTACGGCGAGCTGTGTTTCCAGTTCAAGGCGGAGGCGGGCGACGGACTGCGGCTGGTGCTCCACTACGACCCGGACTATCACAACCAGGCCGACGCGGAGCGCCTGATCGCTGCGTTCTTCGCGCTCGGCACCCGATTCACCCATCATTTACTGGAAGCGAACAGTCATGCTTAGTGGACGTATCACCTCGGGCTATCCCGACTTTATCGCGCGTTTCGAAGACGCCGCCGCGCGCTGGCCCGAGCGCATCGCCTTGCGCTGCGGGGCGTCCGAATGGACCTATGCCCAGCTGCGCCAGCAGGCCATCGACAGCGCCGCGTTGCTGGCGGACCTGGCCCTGGCGCCGGATGCCGCCGTGCTGCTGTGCCTGCCACGCGGCGCGACGCTGCTGGCAGCCATGATCGGCTGCCAGTACCGTGGCGTTCCGTACATTCCGATCAGCTGGAGCACGCCGGCCGCGCGCCTGCAGCAGATGCTGGGCGCGCTGCCCGGTTGCGTGGTGCTGCACGACAGCGTCAATCCGCCGCATGCCGGGGTGGGCGAGATCCGCGCCGGCGTCGCCATCGTCGACCTGGCCGCGCGCCGTGCCGGGCAGGCGCGGCCGTCACATTCGGGCGGGCGCGAGGCGTACCGCATCTTCACGTCCGGTTCCACCGGCATCCCGAAGGCGGTGATGGTGACCACGCAAGCCTGCGGCAATCTGCTCGACCATTTCAGCGTGCTGCTGGCCGGGCAGGTCGCGCCGCTGGTGCTGTCCAGCACATCGCCGGGCTTCGATATCTTCTACCTGGAATATGCGTTGGCGCTGGCAAACGGCGCCACCCTGGTGCTTTCCGATGAGCAGCAGGCCGCCTCGCCGCAGGCGCTTGCCCGCTTGCTGGCGACGCTGCGGCCCACGTTGTACCAGTCCACCCCCTCTTTGCTGAAGTGCCTGCTGCCCTATCTCCCACCGGACTTCCGCTTCGACACGGTGCTGGTGGGCGGGGAAGCGCTCGGGCAGCAACTGTCGAGCACGTTGGTCGCGCGCGCGCGCGGCCTACAACGTCTACGGTCCGACCGAAACCACCGTATGGTCGACCTGGATGCGGCTGGAGGCGCCGGGTGAACGCCGGATCGGCGTGCCGATCCAGAATACCCACATCGCCATCGTCGACGACGCGGGCCGCGCCGTGGCGCCGGGCGAACCGGGCCGCCTGCTGATCGGCGGCGATGGCCTCGCGCTCGGCTATCTCGGCCAGCCGCAATTGACCGCGCAGAAATTCAGCCACGCCATGCACGACGGCACGCTGTGGTATGACAGCGGCGATATCGGCTTCATCGATGCCGACGGCCTGCTCAACTTCGTCACGCGCGCCGGCGACTACGTCAAGGTCAACGGTCACCGCATCGAATTGCTTGAAATCACCGATGCGCTCGAGGCGCTGCCGTTCGTGGCCGAAGCCGCCGTGCTGTGCGTGCGTGACCGGCATGAGGTCGACCTCCTGGTCGCCTTCGTCAAGCCCGACCCGCGCCACCCCTGCACGGACCCGGCCTGCACGGCCCGTGCCGAGCTGGCCCGGCTGCTGCCGCCGTATATGCAACCGCACAGCCTGGCGGTCGTGGACGACTTCCCGCGCAACAGTGCCGGCAAGCTCGACCGCAAGGCGCTGGCGCCCCTGGCGCCCACCGTGGCCATGCCGGCTCGACCGGCCGGTCCGGCGCCCGGCGTGGGCGACAGGATCGCGGCGCTGCTGGCGCCCTACCTGAACGTGTCGCGGCTGGGTCCGAACGACAACCTGTTCGCGCAGGGGCTGACGTCGATGCACGCCGTGTCGTTCCACCTCGACCTGGCGGCGCAATGGCCGCATATCGAGCTGTTCCATGTTTTCGAGCATCCCACGCTGTCGCGTCTGTCGGCCCTGGCGGCCGAGCAGCCTTGCGCGGCGTAACACCAACCACTACTAGGAGAATGTCATGAAATCGCTGCAAATCGCCGCCCTGGCCGTCGCGGTCCTGGCCAGCCCGCTGGCTGCCGCCCACGGTCCCAAATCGCGGGTCATCCACGCCAAGACGGTGGAGACGGTAAAATTCGGTCCCGACCTAACCGACATCCAGATCCTGGTGCCCAACGACGACGGCCAGGGCACGATGACGGCCGGGACCGAGCGCCTGCCGGCCAAGATCAGCATTCCGGTGCACTACCATCCTGGCACCGAGGAATTCATCTACATCGTCGAAGGCGAAGGCGAGGCGTCGCTCGACGGCGAGGTCAGCAAGGTTACGGCGGGCGACATGATCCTGATCGCCCCCGGCAGCCACCATGGCCTGAGCAATACCGGGACCACGACATTGAAGATGCTGTGGAGCTACAATAACAAGAAGATGGTCGATTTCTTCCGCGAGTTCAGCTTCAAGGACGCGGCCGACCGCGATACCCGGGCTACCCGCGCCTACTGGGACACGCTGGCCGAGAAGTACAAGAGCACGATCGTCCTGTTGCCGCCGCCCGGAGGCGCCAAGCATGACTAAGGACAGCATCCTGGCCAACGTGCGCCGGCTGTTGCCGGAATTGGCGGCGGCGCCCGACCTGGAGGAGGGCCGCACGCTGCCGGCCTGGGTGGTGGCTCGCCTGAAGGAGGCGGGCTGCTTCCGCATGTGCATGCCGCGCAGCTGGGGTGGCCCTGAGCTGACCACGCTCGAGCAGCTGGAAATCATCGAAGCCCTGGCCAGCGTCAACGCCTCGGTGGCCTGGTGCGTGATGATCGGTTGCGATTCGGGCCTGTATTCGGGCTACCTGGACGATGGGGTCGCCCGTGAGCTGTATGGCTCGCTCGACGCTGTCCAGGCCGGCTGGGTATATCCGGGCGGGCGCGCCATCGAGACCGATGGCGGCTACAAGGTCACCGGGCGGTGGATCTTCGGCAGTGGCATCAAGCACGCCGATGTCATCGGCGCCGGCTGCCTGATCTATGAACACGGCAGTCCGCGGCTGGACGCCGAGGGCCGGCCGGAATGGATCGTCGTGCTGGGCAAGCAGGGTGACTTCGACATCGAGGACAACTGGGATACCACCGGCCTGCACGGCACAGGCAGCCACAACTACCATGTCAAGGGCGGCTTCTTCCCGCGCGCGCACAGCTTCAGCTTCCGCCAGCCGGCGCAACGGGATGGCCTGCTGTGGCAACGCAACGATACCTTCCTGCGCAAGATGGCCGCGATACCGCTCGGTGTGTGCCGCGCGGCCCTGGATTTCACCCATGGCTACCTGCAAGAGCGGCAGGACTTCAATACCCGCACGCCGCTGCGCAATTCCCCGATTGTCCAGCACAAGCTGGCCGAGTGCGAACTGAAGCACAACGCCGCCCGTGCCTATCTGTACCGTACCCTGGAGCGCCAGTGGCGATGCCTGGAAAGCGGCGAGGTGCCTGACGAGCGACTGCGTGCCGACGTCTGGCTCTCGCGGGTCAGTGCCTTCCGCAGCTCGCGCGAGGTGATCCTGGCCTTGTACGACCTGGTGGGCGGGCCGGCGATCCGGCGCGGCGAGACGCCGATCGAGCGGGCAATGCGCGATTCCCTCACCTGGTGCCAGCACCTGGTGGGCAAGGAAAGCGGCTATGAAGCAGTCGGCAACCTGCTGCTGAACGGCAGCGTGGCGGAAGGGTTCCCGATGCTGTAGGCCCGCACCGGTACGGCCGGTCGCGTGGCAGCGTGGCCGTGCCGCCCGGCGCAAATGAATTGATCAACCATCTTCAATCCCGGTGCTCATCGGCCCTGCCTCCGACAAGGGGCATGAGTGGTGAGCGAGGGCAATCCGAGGTCTTGTGATAAGTGACAAAGTAATGCGTTGGCAAGAACCTTTCATGCAGGTTCTGGACGCCGTGAAGAGCGAAGCCGAGGTACTGGAAGTGCTTGTCACGGCAGTGCTCGAGTTGGGGTTCGAGTACTGCGCCTTTGGCATGCGCTGGCCCTTGCCGGTGATCAGGCCGGCCATGTCCATCATTGCCAACTATCCGGAAAGCTGGCGCAAGCGCTACCTGGAAAAAAACTACGTGGCCTGCGATCCCACGGTGGCCCACGGCCTGACCTCGCAGCAGGCCCTGGTATGGTCGGACCAGGTATTCGCGGCGGCGCCGGCATTGTGGGACGATGCCCGCGACCATGGCTTGCGCGTGGGCGTCGCGCAATCGGCCTACAACGCGCGTGGCGTGGCCGGCCTGTTGACGGTCTCGCGCTCGCACGAGCCGGTCGGCGACGCCGAGCTGCGCAAGCACGCGCCGCACCTGTGGTGGCTGTCCCAGGCCGCGCTCGACGCGATGACGCGGGTCACGCTGCAGAACGGCCGGGCCGAGGCGAATATCTGCCTGACGGCGCGCGAAGTCGAAGTGCTGCGCTGGAGTGCCGACGGCAAGACGGCCAACGATATCGCGGAAATCATCCAGATATCCGAGCGCACGGTCAGTTTTCACATCAACAACGCACTGCTCAAGCTGGGCACGGCGAACAAGACGGCAGGCGTGATCAAGGCCGCGCTGCTGCGCCTGCTTTGACTGCCCAGGTGCCGGCGCCCGCTTCGATGCTGCTCGCATCGGCCGACGGGGCGGTCCCCCCGCTCGAACTGTTCCATGCGCACTTCGACGCGGAACGCTTCGACGTGGCGTGCTTTGCCGGGCACGCCATCGCGCTGCCGCCGGCCATCGCGCGCGCGGTGCCGAAACGCCAGGCGGAGTTCTTTTTCGGACGCTGGTGCGCCCGCGCCGCGCTGGCGCGTCATGGCCACGCTGGCGTGGTCGGCGTGGGCGCCGCGCGCGAGCCGCTCTGGCCGCACGGTCTCATTGGCAGCATCAGCCACAGCCACGGCATGGCAGCCGCGGTGGCGCTGCCAAGAATCGGGATGCGCGGGGTGGGAATCGATATCGAGACTATCGCGCAGGGCCGCGCCCTGCGGGCGCTGCGCCAGGTCGTGCTGTCGACGCGCGAACAGGCCTGGCTGGACGCGCTCGATTGTCCGCTCGCGCCGGACATCGTGCTTACCCTCGTGTTCTCGGCGAAGGAAAGCTTTTACAAGGCGGTGTTCGAGACTGTGCGGCGTTTCCTCGGTTTCGACGCGGTCGAGGTCGTCGGCATCGACTGCGACACGCGCCGCCTGTGGTTCGACGTGTCGCAGGCGCTGCCGGCGCCCTTTGTCACGGGCTGCCGTTTCGCGGTCGGCTATGCCCTGCTGGGGCAGGGACGCGTGCTGACCGATTTCCGATGGTGACGGCGCTGCCGCGACGCGCGCTATTTCAGCTCGTCATCCAGCGGATCGGCCGGCGCGGCGGCCGGGATGGTGTACTTCTCCTCGGCCCAGGCACCCAGGTCGATTTGCTTGCAACGTTCGGAACAGAAGGGACGGAACTTGTTCTTCTCCGTCCACTCCACTTTCTTGCCGCAGGTAGGGCAGTCAACGACAGTAGGCATACATCAAAAAGCGCAAAGGGTGAGTTCGAAGGGCACGTCTTCTTCCAGGGGTTTCGGCTTCAGGTCGCCGCCCTGGGTGGTGAAGCGCACCCACAACATGTATTTGTTGGCCGAGATCTCGGGGATCGCGCCCAGTGTGCCGTCCACGGTCAGGCGCAGCATCTGGTACACCTTGCCCTGCAACATCTGCTGGTAGCTGCCGGCGTTGGCGATCATCTTCTTGGGCGCGCCCGAGTCGCGCAGCAGGCGCAGTACCAGCGCCAGCGCGTCGAACAGCGGGGCCAGCGGCGTGAACCAGGTCATGATGTCGTTGAAGCGCTCCTCGAACGGGCGCTTCTGCCAGGCATAGTAGGACGGCAGGTCGAATTCGCAGGCGCCGCCGGGGATGATCGTGCGGCCGCGGATGCTCATCAGCCACTCGTTGTCGCGCACGTTCTGGCCCGTCTTGCCCTGGGCCGCCACCAGCGCACTGGAGACGGCATCCACCTCGCCCAGCACGGCATCGAGCATTTCCGATTGCACGTTGGGATTGGTGCGGTAGCCCAGCAGCGTCTGGCGCTGGCGCTCCAGCTCCTGCAGCAGATCGGATTTCAGGTCGGCGCGGCCCGCCACTTCGAGCATGTCGAAGATCGTGGAGAGCGCCACGTGATGCTGCATCGGGTGTTCCTGATGCACAAAAAACTTGAATTTCTCGAACAGATCTTCCAGCCGCAACAACGTGCGAATTCGCTCGTTGAAAGGATATTCATAGACGATCAAAGTGAATCCCTCTGTTGGTAGACCCGGAAAGGGAACCCGGCGGCGCCGCCGCGGCGCCATGGCGGCACTGTACGGACGGCGCAAAACTGGCGGCGCAGCGGACAGGCGAGAACGCTTGCTGCGGCTGTCCCGAGCTCCCTGAAAGAATTCTCGTGATTCTGAACCATGGGAGGCAAAAATACAAACGTTGTTAATTGTTTCTCGCGTGCGCGGCGGCCATTTCGACGTAAAGGCCGTGCAACCGGTCCACTTGCGGCGCCAGCGCGGCCAGTTCGCCGCCATTGTCGACCACGTCGTCCGCCGCCGCCAGCCGCACCTGGCGCGGCACCTGGGCGGCCATGATGGCCCGCACCTGCGCTTCCGGCAGGCCGTTGCGGTGCATCACGCGCACCAGTTGTAGTTCCTCCGGGCAATCGACGACCAGCACGCGCTGCAGGCGCGACTGCCAGGTGCCCGATTCCACCAGCAGCGGAATGTCGAAGATCACATACGGGGCCGTGCCCAGCAGGCTGGCCGCGTAGACCGCGTCGCGGATCATCGGGTGCAGGATCGCTTCCAGCCGGGCCTTGGCGGCCGGGTCGGAAAACACCAGCGCGCGCATCCTGGCGCGGTCCAGGGCGCCGTGTTCGTCGGCGCAACCGGCGCCGAATTCGGCCAGCACGGCCGGCATCGCGGCGCCGCCCGCAACCGTCAGGCCGCGCGCGATCTGGTCGGTGTCGACGATGTCCACGCCACGCTCGGCGAACAGGCGCGCCACGACGCTCTTGCCGCTGCCGATGCCGCCCGTGAGGCCGACGGTAAAGCGCGCGCTCACGCGCCACCGCCCAAGAGGCGTGTCGTGAAGCCGGCGATCGGGCCGCCGAACAGCAGCGCGATCATGCCGGCCGCCGCCAGGTAGGGGCCGAACGGGATCGGGTTGCCGCGGCCGTGGCGCGCGAACACGATCAGGCCGATACCCACCAGCGCGCCGACGATGGAGGACAGCAGGATAATCGTCGGCAGCATCGTCCAGCCCAGCCACGCGCCCAGCGCCGCCAGCAGCTTGAAGTCGCCGTAGCCCATGCCTTCCTTGCCCGTGGCGAGCTTGAACAGCCAGTACACGGTCCACAGCACCAGGTAGCCGGCGGCGGCGCCGATCACGGCGTCGGCCAGCGGCACGAAGGTGCCGTTCAGGTTGACCAGCAGGCCCGCCCACAGCAGCGGATAGGTCAGGTCGTCCGGCAGCAGCTGGGTGTCGGCATCGATGAAGGTCAGCGCGATCAGCAGGTAGGCGAACAGCAGGCTCGCCAGCCCCATCGGACCGCTGCCGAACTGCCATACGAGCAGCGCCGAGAGCGCCCCGGTAAACGCCTCGACCAGCGGATAGCGCGCCGAGATGCGCGCCTTGCACTGGCTGCACTTGCCGCGCAGCGCCAGCCAGCTGACGACGGGGACGTTCTCCAGCGCCGTGATCTTGTGGCCGCAGTGCGGGCAGGCGGAACGCGGCAGCACCAGGTCGAAGCGGTCCGTGTGCGGCAATGGCTGGCCCGATTCGGCCGCCACGTAGTTGTCCGACTCGCGCTTCATCATGACCGGAATGCGATAGATGACGACGTTCAGGAAGCTGCCGATCAAGAGGCCGAAGATGGCGGCGAGGATGGCGGCACCTGGCGTGGCGGGCGGGGCGAAGAGATAGAGGTCCTGGAGCATGTCGGTGAGCGGTACGAACGAGTGGCTGCGCGAAACCGAAGCTTACACCAGCGCCGCGGCCGTCATGTGCTTTCCTCCGGCTGACGTGCTGACATACAATCGGCCTTCTGCCCGGATGGGTGACATGGGAACGGACGATATGGCGAAAGCACGGCAGGACGGGGCGGGCAGCGAGGCGGCACGGCGCCGCCTGCAAATGGCGGACATCGCCCGGCTGGCCGGCGTTTCGACGGCCACCGTGTCGCGCGCCTTGAACAACAGCCCGCTCGTCAATGCCGAAACCCGCGGCCGCATCCTGGAGCTGGCCGCTTCGCTGAAGTACTCGATCAATATCGGCGCGCAGAACCTGCGCCTGAAGCAGAACCGTACCATCGGCGTGCTGATTCCGTACGACCGCAAGACCCACCTGCGCCTGACCGACCCGTTCCTGCTGGCGAT
Coding sequences:
- a CDS encoding beta-ketoacyl synthase N-terminal-like domain-containing protein, whose translation is MSALVHEPLAVVGMACTLPGAPDYQAYWDALADGAAALRPDLAYAELFDPARYGVSEQEARIMDPQCRQFLMLAEAAFADAGYLRGQGMGRVGVVAAQACNGTYHDYLATLAARGHIAPLPALLENVNRGSDFLATRVSYTFDLNGPAFNLQSGCSSSLVAVSEACHLLWSGRCDAVLAGGVAITFPLDAGYEYQPGSIYSEGGVCRPFDARADGTVPASGGGAVLIKPLAHALRDGDSIHALVRAAGVNNDGARKVSFAAPSSDGQLALLRETYAASGVAPAQLAFVECHATGTVVGDPIEVRALRRLVESYPPAQPHRPILLGSVKGHIGHLFWSSGIASLVKAVLALERGYYPGTANLDTPNPLLKLDDSPFAVAATGSVLDFAERDCCGVSSMGVGGTNAHLILQRYQGQPGSRARLPAPDWRLRRFSLVPEKLGEGMAVAAASASSTAPPGEAQLCAAIVALYEEALGDTGLDENSNYFDLYGDSITAVTLIDQLGARFGIVLTQDDIYQHPTPLALARHLMARLQPTVAAAAPLSPVEPLPPLEPAAAQACLNPYQGRFYLLEKMQRGSHSHYNVPLCLNGPVAPDWERLCQALRTVLAAQPSFARCLKWNAGTIELGAPRGELLAAERDELAASADPEPRLTAFFGHRFALESGPAARLLLLHHGAQHYLALNFPHLLIDGVGLENLLRALERALAGQEMAPLAALPARGWGDADLRFWHDRLAGIAPSTLAARLPRSGGSAPQYPAGSAEAVVPPALYGAARAVCRAHSCTPFVLYYAIFNALIAQHSGAAHVLTGTTLNNREGAAVQRIDCRINNLPLHVPVPDSEDYGAILAATASQFSAALQHAAVPLDAIVQAAGGGVPYRLLFMFQNQNDGYRLELDGVPWREAAYRYRPVYGELCFQFKAEAGDGLRLVLHYDPDYHNQADAERLIAAFFALGTRFTHHLLEANSHA
- a CDS encoding AMP-binding protein, whose protein sequence is MLSGRITSGYPDFIARFEDAAARWPERIALRCGASEWTYAQLRQQAIDSAALLADLALAPDAAVLLCLPRGATLLAAMIGCQYRGVPYIPISWSTPAARLQQMLGALPGCVVLHDSVNPPHAGVGEIRAGVAIVDLAARRAGQARPSHSGGREAYRIFTSGSTGIPKAVMVTTQACGNLLDHFSVLLAGQVAPLVLSSTSPGFDIFYLEYALALANGATLVLSDEQQAASPQALARLLATLRPTLYQSTPSLLKCLLPYLPPDFRFDTVLVGGEALGQQLSSTLVARARGLQRLRSDRNHRMVDLDAAGGAG
- a CDS encoding cupin domain-containing protein; the encoded protein is MKSLQIAALAVAVLASPLAAAHGPKSRVIHAKTVETVKFGPDLTDIQILVPNDDGQGTMTAGTERLPAKISIPVHYHPGTEEFIYIVEGEGEASLDGEVSKVTAGDMILIAPGSHHGLSNTGTTTLKMLWSYNNKKMVDFFREFSFKDAADRDTRATRAYWDTLAEKYKSTIVLLPPPGGAKHD
- a CDS encoding acyl-CoA dehydrogenase family protein, whose amino-acid sequence is MTKDSILANVRRLLPELAAAPDLEEGRTLPAWVVARLKEAGCFRMCMPRSWGGPELTTLEQLEIIEALASVNASVAWCVMIGCDSGLYSGYLDDGVARELYGSLDAVQAGWVYPGGRAIETDGGYKVTGRWIFGSGIKHADVIGAGCLIYEHGSPRLDAEGRPEWIVVLGKQGDFDIEDNWDTTGLHGTGSHNYHVKGGFFPRAHSFSFRQPAQRDGLLWQRNDTFLRKMAAIPLGVCRAALDFTHGYLQERQDFNTRTPLRNSPIVQHKLAECELKHNAARAYLYRTLERQWRCLESGEVPDERLRADVWLSRVSAFRSSREVILALYDLVGGPAIRRGETPIERAMRDSLTWCQHLVGKESGYEAVGNLLLNGSVAEGFPML
- a CDS encoding autoinducer binding domain-containing protein, which produces MQVLDAVKSEAEVLEVLVTAVLELGFEYCAFGMRWPLPVIRPAMSIIANYPESWRKRYLEKNYVACDPTVAHGLTSQQALVWSDQVFAAAPALWDDARDHGLRVGVAQSAYNARGVAGLLTVSRSHEPVGDAELRKHAPHLWWLSQAALDAMTRVTLQNGRAEANICLTAREVEVLRWSADGKTANDIAEIIQISERTVSFHINNALLKLGTANKTAGVIKAALLRLL
- a CDS encoding 4'-phosphopantetheinyl transferase superfamily protein → MLLASADGAVPPLELFHAHFDAERFDVACFAGHAIALPPAIARAVPKRQAEFFFGRWCARAALARHGHAGVVGVGAAREPLWPHGLIGSISHSHGMAAAVALPRIGMRGVGIDIETIAQGRALRALRQVVLSTREQAWLDALDCPLAPDIVLTLVFSAKESFYKAVFETVRRFLGFDAVEVVGIDCDTRRLWFDVSQALPAPFVTGCRFAVGYALLGQGRVLTDFRW
- the yacG gene encoding DNA gyrase inhibitor YacG, with amino-acid sequence MPTVVDCPTCGKKVEWTEKNKFRPFCSERCKQIDLGAWAEEKYTIPAAAPADPLDDELK
- the zapD gene encoding cell division protein ZapD, which produces MIVYEYPFNERIRTLLRLEDLFEKFKFFVHQEHPMQHHVALSTIFDMLEVAGRADLKSDLLQELERQRQTLLGYRTNPNVQSEMLDAVLGEVDAVSSALVAAQGKTGQNVRDNEWLMSIRGRTIIPGGACEFDLPSYYAWQKRPFEERFNDIMTWFTPLAPLFDALALVLRLLRDSGAPKKMIANAGSYQQMLQGKVYQMLRLTVDGTLGAIPEISANKYMLWVRFTTQGGDLKPKPLEEDVPFELTLCAF
- the coaE gene encoding dephospho-CoA kinase (Dephospho-CoA kinase (CoaE) performs the final step in coenzyme A biosynthesis.), with the protein product MSARFTVGLTGGIGSGKSVVARLFAERGVDIVDTDQIARGLTVAGGAAMPAVLAEFGAGCADEHGALDRARMRALVFSDPAAKARLEAILHPMIRDAVYAASLLGTAPYVIFDIPLLVESGTWQSRLQRVLVVDCPEELQLVRVMHRNGLPEAQVRAIMAAQVPRQVRLAAADDVVDNGGELAALAPQVDRLHGLYVEMAAAHARNN
- a CDS encoding A24 family peptidase, translating into MLQDLYLFAPPATPGAAILAAIFGLLIGSFLNVVIYRIPVMMKRESDNYVAAESGQPLPHTDRFDLVLPRSACPHCGHKITALENVPVVSWLALRGKCSQCKARISARYPLVEAFTGALSALLVWQFGSGPMGLASLLFAYLLIALTFIDADTQLLPDDLTYPLLWAGLLVNLNGTFVPLADAVIGAAAGYLVLWTVYWLFKLATGKEGMGYGDFKLLAALGAWLGWTMLPTIILLSSIVGALVGIGLIVFARHGRGNPIPFGPYLAAAGMIALLFGGPIAGFTTRLLGGGA